AtttactcttttttttttctaaaatgaataataatgaaattatattaaacGAAAAATTAGAAGAACTAAAAAATTTGATATTTGTTGATGAAACACCTTTTAAACATTTAGATTTCGTggtatataataataaaaaaaaagaaaaaattacaaaacaatttttaatataaacttttttttaataaaaatttctagAAAGTACCATGTGTTCCTTGTTGCGTTTTACCTGGTCTGTCTTTCCTAAGTACAAGGGCCTtagaagaatataaaaacGGATATAGAAAAGATGAAGTCaatatatttacttatttgctttctttttaataatacaaaaaattatatttttatttataatatatatatatatatatttttgttaaagaTAAATGAAAGTGATGAAATACAcattgaatatttttatgcaAAGAGATTACATAAAAACAATTTAGTAAAAATAAGATTTCCTGATTACTATGAAATGGCAGGAGCACTCTTATCTGATGCAACAGCAGCATCAGTTGGAAATTTAACTCATCTTTACTTTGAATTAGGAAATGAATTATGCGAAatgttaaatataaaaaatttgtttataaaaatttgagTTAAAcaaaactttttaaaatattcagaattttctaattaaattatatattataaattataactaattttaatattaatcaaaatatttatatattaattttaaataaatttttagaatatttttacaattattagtttagtttttttttttttttttattatagtatttattttttattttattttagacTACCAGAAAATGAATGGCCTGTTGAAAAATTAGaagatttattattaatagcAGAAATCAGAAGAAGACTTTATTTAATCAAACATAATGATCAAGTAGATCAAACTTATTTAGAAGGAATGACATATATGGAAAGGAAaagtatatattataataaattatctattaaaattttatttattttttctttatattttagcactttcttttttttttttcaagtgtttaattcattttcaaTGGGATCATATTTAGACAAAGAAAAAGCTGCATCAAATAGagacatttttaatttctttgaATTTGATTtatagtttatttttttttttattcatatcaaaactttttctaatattatttttatttaaaattttatcattttttttttaaataagttaCAACTGTATTTTGaattttcaataattttataaagttttttttaaagtaattttaaatcaaataaaaatatataaattttaactcacaatatattaaaaaattttataacatttatttgttataataaatttaagtaTACATttatctattaaaaaaaaaaaaaaagaagcattaatagaattttaataataataagtattttaaatatgtttgacaaatttatttaatagtaaaaaaaaaaatatatatcatttaaatcttaaaaaattaaaaaaaaaaaaaatgattgattcaaaataatatattctttttaatttttaagcATTAAAGAATCATTAGGTTTAATATGGAATTCAACAGGTAAGCCATAACGAACATAAAAATCTTCCTCATGTggtattttttctaatagtaattctaataatttcaaaaaaaaaaaattttaaagaaaaaattttattaaaaaaatttcaaaaagtATTAGACATTAATAAATGATGTAAGAGCATACtctaaatgagtttttaataaactatttaaaaattttttttttgattaaaaattattacctTGATCATTACACGTATATAATAAGCATACAAAAAGCATATGAATAGACGTGCTACTTACTTCtgaatcatttaattttgattttgtctgaataaaaaaatataatatatatgtatatataaatacttaTTAATCATACATTTAAtatcataataaaaatacctCCTTAATAATGTTTCTGAAAGTTGTAGTTCTTTCTTCATTGTAAACAACAAtctatacaaaaaaaaaaaaaaaaaaaaaaaaagtaattcattcaatattttttccaaattattatataaatatgtatattttttttttaattattttataccttatcatttttttcttctttttgttctaaattattgttattttctTGATCACTTGCCCTAACAATATCacataatattttcttaatttttgaaACGTCTACaaattttgatatattttcaatattcATATTTCCTAAACTATTAGCATGTGAAAAACTTTGGTGAAATTGAGTAATAGATGTATTAtcaatttttgtattttgtttttctatattatgttcattatcattttcattttgccATATGTCTTCAAAATCCATTTGGTAAAATTTATCAATAGCTTCGTTTAAACCTTCTTGTAATTGGCTATCTTGTACTTCTTCAATATTTTGTCCATATAAACTTTGCATATTTTTAGATTctgaaaaatttatttgatcAATTTCATTTGTTATAaaatcattattaatttcatttaatataatgTTTAAATTCATGTTTGTATTATCTTCATCTAATGAAACAACAGGcaatttagaaaatttcaTTATCTTATCTGTCACTGTATTTACACAATTAATGCAATTATCTTTtgtttcaaaaatataagaagTCTGATCAAcagaaaaaagaatattggatatatacttttttttttcctttttccaTAAATCATATGTTGATAATTCTATATCACTAATTTCAATGTGAAGATTTTCAAAATCAATACTTGAAATATCAAAAGAAGTTTTAACTCTCTTATTAGCAATGGTATTAAATAGAACagctttatttttaaaagtgtTTTTTGTTATGTCCATTAAATTTCGAAAGTTCCCATTAGTCATTAATTTATTAGGCATATAATATTGATAATTAAATTCATTGTTTACATTAATTGCATTTAGTCTATTTTCAAATGTCATGATACTACGATTCCATAATGTATCTTCATCAGGAATAGTAGATATCATACTTTTTTTAGTTGGTGTTCCACtttgtttaaataaaatattttgagaattcaaattaaaattatttaatgtatTCATAATACTATAATCTTTATTTTCACTTTTCATCATTTCTGGCAAAACaccatttaaattattactcTGATGAAAAGATAATACACTCTGAGAAAAATTCAAATTGTTTGCTactgaattatttaaattcatATTATCAAAAGCCAATGATTCCTGCATTacattttcaatatttaaaTCATCTATTTTGAATTCttgattattaaaattattattgctACTACTCAAAATCTTACTATCTTCcgcattattattatcaccATCATACAAATTATCCATTATCATATTATTACTtaaactattttttaaattttctccATAATCTTCACTCATtttcatattcattttttcttcattttcattattatcatttccTTCTTCTTCTCCTTCATCATTTTTCTCTTCTTCTTCCCCTCCTTTTGAATCTgccttttttaatttatgtttgtttatttcttctttgaAGTATTCTAATTCTGGACATatacttaaattattaaaatccTCCCCATCGTTTAAGAGAATAtctcttattttatttgagttcaaatataatttttttttataaatgttcATCAgtaaattatcattattatcatatGTATTCTCTTCTATATCATTGGATAAGTTTTCCTTTTTACCCTTATCATTAACAACTTCTGAATTTAAttcttccattttttttcttttcttataTTCACAGGCCTCTATATCGCCATCAAACTGTATTGATAAATCgctatttaaaattaaatttggTAATAAATAACTTTGCCCTGAAGCATGGTCGTAAGtactatttaattttaaaaaaaatgtatctACAGATATATTTGATAAAGATAAAGAATCTATAGTAATATCAGATGACTTGGCTAAAGTGGAAGATTCTTGAAGGAAttctaattttctttttttcattttttttgttgaattttcatttacattttttttttcatcctgtacttcttcatttatttcattttgtttTGCTATGTTCatattagataaaaaattataagttTGATCATATATTGCTTCAACTCTATAGCCGTAGACCTTTGTAGCACCTTCAATAGCTTTTGATGCTCTTGTAAAAGATAAATTGAAATCTCCATTTTCTAATAGTTCATCATTTAACTCATCACATATTTCttcatcatttaaatttactAGATCCTCTAAGTGATCAATTATTCGTATATCAAAAGCATTTCTAgtacatattttattatgcGATAATGCTACCATgcaatttttaaaaacatcatttatttcttttactttTGTTTTATCAAATTTACTTAACtgatcatttttaatttcattatttttattattcaaaaatGACAGCCttcttaaatttttgttaatttctattggtttttttaaaataccttcattttctttaagaCGATTTAAATTCGTGTCTAGTGTAGTATTAATTcctaattttttcatttttacttttctCCATAAGAATATAAGTTTAATGTTTTATATCTTATTAattcaataaaattatatatataaaaatttctaaGTATACTTTTAAGGCATTTATATAatcaatataatttataatatttaatataatcacttatttaattatatatatatatatatatatatatatatatatatatatatatcataatagaatatatatttcttttaaaatgaaatattttttgtatatcaGAAATATTTACAACAGGAACTTGTCTACAAATTTtctgtaaaataaaatttatttatattatattagtttcttgaaatttttttttaaaatgttaaatataatttatattattcatgAAACATATAGTATCCATGTATATTCAAATATTATAAACTATGTATgttatatttacataattttttctttaatattttttttccttttttttgtatattttaatataaaatttttttatatttttttatatatataataaatatattttcattttagtacttttttaaaataatatgtaCACACGCTAAATGaatttgtatttatatatatatatatatgtatttttttagacgaaaaatatagttaaatatatacatatatttaattcaatTCCATGcttaaaaaatgttaaaaatatatgtcaGAAATATAAAGTAGTTAaagttaattaaaaatttgtaaaatatatattcgtgatattttattaataaaaaaaaaaattttttacatttttccatatatatttttttaatcttttttttttaaatggaCAAAATTTCACATAATTATAATCCAATTTaactaataataaaaacataaaagaaaaaagcttaaaaaaaaaatgattataattttctttttcattcttaaaaaaaaaaatttgaaaataatttaaaaaaattttcatttatccATAAAATGGAAATTtaattgtttttaattattatttattgtgagagagaaaaaaaaaaaatttatatatactatatatttttcatatttttatttccaaAATTAACATATTCCtttaatttcataaaatttcaaatatataaaagagaatattacataaataaaaatagaaaattgtttttatatttattatatatgcaTTCCTCATATTTCcaatatatatgttattatAGTATAATGGtctatttatttattcatatatttgaggtaataattatattttgaaaaaaaaatatattccttgttttttctttacaaatttttatattaatttttaaatatggaATAATTTTTCTGTGTACTAGAAATTTTAAGTCTTTTTAGAATGTTCAAATATTGGGATTTGAAgtttaatttatttcattttaaaattttatgtatattgATTATCATATTAcgttataaataatattaaaattaatataaaaacgtttgtattttcaaatattttaaagataaatatatatatatatatatataagtaaatatatttaggTGTATATATGTATCGATTTTgttaaaagagaaaaaaaaaaattaaataaattttgaaaattaaaaatgttcCATATAGtacaaataaagaaaaatgtaaaaaaaaaaagacaaaaaattagtataagtgtagaattatttttattaataactatttatttttaatttgtcataaaaagataaagtaaaaaaaaaaagataaaaagtataattatctttaaaatgttatattttaaatactaatatttataattttttttttttttatgtttatataaatcaattttatcaaattattataattctaaatataatttattaatttgacatatgcatattatatatatactaattattatataaaatacaaTGTATATGTTTCTAATATTTAGTCACTTTCACTTTCTTCATTAAAAtcgttatttttatttttatttgatgtAAATTGGCTTTCATAAAAATCAATTATTTGTTGCGTTGTTGTTGCTTGTTCAGCATTTTTGTCTTCTCTTAATCTCAAAAATCTAGGAAATCTTAAACCAATTCCTTTATCATCTGAATATACTCCAATAGCAGCCGTGTGAACTGGTGATAAAGATAAATCGGCCGCTTTTATTTCCCATACATAATGCGCATCAAACCACACATCAGGATTTAACTTGTCGGAAACTTCATAATAAGACTTTTTATTAGGTATAATCTTTTCAttcaataaattatataaagtaattaatatttcatcATTAAACCCTGTACCTGCTTTGCATACAGTTTGGAAATTTTCAGTTTCCGAATTATATGCAGCTAAAACGAATGCTCCATATACCCCacttctttttccttttccatAATAACCAGCTATAGGAACTAAATCAACTGAATCTGATAATCCTTCaatataatctttttttacttttaaccAATTTAAAGACCTTTTCGAAGGTTCATATGAGGCATTTTCAAGTAACGTTTTAACCATTAAACCTTCACAATTACTTTCAATAGCAtcttgtaaaaatatatctatatCTTCAATATTATTCATTTCAGAATGAACTGCAAAAGATAACACTCCCTCTTTAGATTTTagtaaagaatataaaagttTTCTTCTAATTTCTAAAGGCTCCTTTATAACAGATATACCATTGCAACAAATTAAATCAAATGGAAAAAGACATATCTTtactttaatattttcaatatctacgtcttttctttttcttgttGTTAATACTTGAAAaggtaaaatttttttactttccATATCATAAGCAACAACTTCACTATCAATAATACATTCTGTTACAGAATCTACAATTTGATCTTTCACTATTTGAATAACATCTGGATATTTTTCAGtcatattttctaaatttctactaaatatttttatattatttttatctaagtAATGAATTTGAGCTCTTTCTCCATCATATTTATATTCGCATGTAAATGTTACATTGTTAAATCTATCTAAAACTTCTTGTATTCCTTTTGTTGGCTTTGCTAACATAGGTTGAACAGGAACCCCTGTTTTAACAGTACATTTTTTACTTAAAGTGTTCATATCATCTccatttaataaattctgAACAATAATCTCAATATTTGGTAATCCACACAAAGCACCTTTTACTGATTTTTCCATGCATTCAAAGATATCCATATCACTACTTTCGCAATAAgctttttttaattccttAAATATTGGTAGTAGACGAGTGTCTCCTTCTTTTCCtatgttaaaaaataaattgggtttattaattttttcattccTTACTTTAATGGAATTAATTAGAGAATCGAAATCACACAAATTATTAGGATTTTCTTCttccatttttatattttcaaaattttcttttttttctactttgttatctttttttttttcttcatcattttcttctttaataccatttttttccatattattttctttcttaATTATGTAATCATTACTATTATCGTTTATATCtgattttattaaatctTCGTTTATCATTATCcctttttttctaatatccTCAGGTATAGAAGGACGagttaaaataaaagcatATGATAATGCTTGTAAGACGGTAGCACAATTTACTCCTATTCTTAAACGCTGTTGCAAAAATCGAACTATATATTTAGCTTCACTAGTTTTTGCGCTaactaataatttttttattacttctCTCTTTTTTTGTTGAGAATTAGACCCACTAAGATTTGGTATATTTTTCAATTCATTAAATACTGATTGAATAGTTAAACGAGGTAAAGGAAAAATAGTTCTCATTTTGCAAGAACAATTTTCTGCTATTATTCCTAAATCCTCAATTTGTTgtaaatctttttttatacttgCTTCGGTTCTACTATATGCTTCTGACattgtttttaaaattaatgcTTCCCCCACTCCGGCCTCTACATTTAAGTAATCAGGTGCAACTTTATTTAATGTTATATAAATAGCAGGAATTAGATCATTAGGGCTATAATATATTAGAACCCTAAAGACattagataaaataattgatacattttttttactacCTGTCCCACTACCTTTTAattcttctattttattaaaagtatTTGTAAGAAAggtaaataataaagaatctTTAAACTTATGTTTTGCTTTATCTTTTTcagataaatataaattacttACATCAAAATAAACGGGATTAAATTTAGGAGATGCTAagtcatttattttttcctctTCATTTACAATACAATTAAATAAAGAccccttttttatttcattttcattttttccttttaatctctttgtttttatatttgtatcatttgtaatttttctttttgataTTTCCTTTTCTTCACTATTTGTGCTTACTTCATCatctaatttttcatttttttcattattatttgattTCTTTGGAAACGATAAGCATTTTCTATAAGAAAAACAAAtgcattttatatattatctctttttctatatatatatatatattatattatgcacataatttaaatattaatatatttgcataatttttttatcatataatGTATCTatgtatattaatattttatttaatatacatatatatataaatattaataaaaatacatttttttcttttattttttataacttaaaatatacataCAACAAATCATTATGTCTATTTGAAGAGTTCTTTGTAAAATTCTTAAAAACTTTtacattaaaattaattttatgattatataactttttctttttcactaaaggtaatatataattatattctgTTCTcatataactttttattttacaataaATCATTTTAGTTAAAAACAGTAATATTAGCAATttcatattattactattattctAGATATAGACATGTTTATTATTCAAAATTAATGTATATTAAGTACAATAATACCTCTAGTAAAAGTAAAGTAAATTcacatatatacataattatCTATTAcatgaaaatttatataaataaatgaaatgcTATTTTATATCTACTTTTTatgttcttttattttttacttctttgttttatattttaattatttctttttttttttttttttttattttcaaacattttttagttatattattgatatttattataaactAACTCTAAAGTTACTTGCTTAAGCTCCTTTTCCATATTTgctaaaattttaaaaagtttaatttattaataaactTTTAAAATTCAGTGTGAAAAGCattcaaataatatatccaaaagaaaaatatatgtatatataaatatattttttacttgaTTAAACTCTTATTGacttcatataatttttttaaaaaatgtaatgtTTCTACATCTTCTATTAACATATGattaaaaatacttttttaaaattgtacattaaaaaaaaaaaaagtcttttaaaaatattatgtatgAACATTTATGAcaaatttttgtaaatataaggtaaaaaattatgaatatatatatatatatatatatatatatatatatatatatatatatatatatatatatatatataaaataaaataaaataactagaaaattttcaaaatgtTTTCGTTTCTGATTAATTTAAAACTTTCATTATGTtataccaaaaaaaaaaaaaaaaaaggtaaaaagtgctttaaataagaaaatacaatgaatattaaaaaaaaattatatataaaatgcattaaataataatttaatacaaaattgataagataaaaaaaaaaaaaagaataaagaaataaataatttaattttaatataataaagaattaacagaaaaaattaaaataataataaaaaagaaaagagatAACTAATACGACattttaaattctttattaCACTATTTGTgtgtaatttaaaatatatattatattttatctatttaataaaatattttcaaaattaacaaaaaataaaaatattaaataatatgaggaaatttcatatattatatacatatgtttatttattaattttaatatttaacattttaaataaattttctttagaAATGAAAATCAGCTAAAGACgaatacatttaaaaaaataaatagacaTTATTATTGTCAGTAAACATAATAATACTACAAGACCAGTAACGTAACCAAATgcataatcatttttttcaagaaatatttttaaattcatacCAAATATTCctgtaaaagaaaaaaaaagaaaaaaaaaatcatattattattatttattattattataattacaattattatttatcattagtttaattatatattcattatacagttattttttaaatgcactatttttctaaatgtaactaaaataaagaacacaacatataatttatataaggAATACCTGTTATTAAAGTTCCTATGCCAAACCCTGAATTAATCAAACTGATAACTATATCCATcctaattaaattatttctaGACAATGATAAGTCAAGATATATTCTGTTTTctaaattaataatagatTCATATAAATGTTTCACTTGATCATGGATTTGGTGAAGTTCTTGATCAAAATATTCTAAGAGCATTTCTAAATCCTGATTGGTATGCTCTTTATTATCTTCTTCACTAACATTTggattaaaataatattttgttaactccattttttttaagtctGCGTTGTTTACTGATATTTCATGAAATGCcttaataaaagaatttacTTTATCTACTAATAAATTTGTAggatcttttaaattatgtaaattaCTTAAAATTTCTTGGTACTTActaatttttaaagaaaattttatttctgtaaaatctttatttaataatttcatttcTGCATTTAAATGTTCAAGAGCACTAGAAAAAACACACTCTAATGCGCAAAACTCAAATGGTCTATTTTCTAATACATTTATATCagctttatataaatttgtatatttttttgaaactGCACAtaactttttaattaaatcatcTCTTATCAAGTCTTCTTTaataactaaaaatataCTGGAATGTAAAATTACACAAGTTAGAGGAGGTAGAGAAACTAATATAGAATTTAGCCGAACCTCTATACTTGCAATATTGTTATTTTCACCTAATAATTGTTTACAATCAcgataatttattaaaccaatattatatttaacatAGTTTATATGACAACATTGTTTTATTCTTCTCAGAAATTCAGTACATAAATATTCTCTTATAAAACACTTGCCTCCAAATATTTCAACCACAACATgcctttttaatttatttaattgaattaaaaaatcattttcatttaatattcCCTCTAGTTTCGTTTTTGATTCATTTTTATGAGATATAGAACTTCTTCTATTTCGCaattcattttcatcatGTAAAAAACTTTTCtctcttttaataaaagtcgaatcattaaaagaattttctttttttgatttaCTATCCAAATCAACCTTTATCCTTTTGCAATGAtttactattttattttttatattaaatgcATAAATATCTTTATCATAACCATCACCATTTAACATATCTTCATCATTATAATCTATATCATCGTAtccataattcttttttttatttttatcatcttCCATTAGAGTCAGAGATTCAAAAGacatttgaaaaaaataaaaagaaaaaaagaaaaaaagaaaaaattaataaaaagaagtatacaaaatagtttttatctaattttttaaatagttaATTATGCCaaaatgttaataataaaaaagaaaaaatgctttatatttattaatgaaaaccctttttattttttgaaaaaaaaataaaataataatattattaaatatataaaaataaagttttaaaataatattattttacaaaaaaataaaataaaacaaaataaaacaaaCACTTTATCCTGTTTAGgaaaattctaaaaatatatatatgggtatatttaaaacataatattaattaaaataattataattatttttataaaaataattattattacaatttaatttttcataataaatattatctttatttttgtttatgtatataatatatgTGAGTATATATAGTACggttaaaaaatattagttaTTTCTATAgatatttatacttttataaaatcaatgttctttttta
The sequence above is drawn from the Plasmodium relictum strain SGS1 genome assembly, chromosome: 14 genome and encodes:
- a CDS encoding chromosome condensation protein, putative yields the protein MKKLGINTTLDTNLNRLKENEGILKKPIEINKNLRRLSFLNNKNNEIKNDQLSKFDKTKVKEINDVFKNCMVALSHNKICTRNAFDIRIIDHLEDLVNLNDEEICDELNDELLENGDFNLSFTRASKAIEGATKVYGYRVEAIYDQTYNFLSNMNIAKQNEINEEVQDEKKNVNENSTKKMKKRKLEFLQESSTLAKSSDITIDSLSLSNISVDTFFLKLNSTYDHASGQSYLLPNLILNSDLSIQFDGDIEACEYKKRKKMEELNSEVVNDKGKKENLSNDIEENTYDNNDNLLMNIYKKKLYLNSNKIRDILLNDGEDFNNLSICPELEYFKEEINKHKLKKADSKGGEEEEKNDEGEEEGNDNNENEEKMNMKMSEDYGENLKNSLSNNMIMDNLYDGDNNNAEDSKILSSSNNNFNNQEFKIDDLNIENVMQESLAFDNMNLNNSVANNLNFSQSVLSFHQSNNLNGVLPEMMKSENKDYSIMNTLNNFNLNSQNILFKQSGTPTKKSMISTIPDEDTLWNRSIMTFENRLNAINVNNEFNYQYYMPNKLMTNGNFRNLMDITKNTFKNKAVLFNTIANKRVKTSFDISSIDFENLHIEISDIELSTYDLWKKEKKKYISNILFSVDQTSYIFETKDNCINCVNTVTDKIMKFSKLPVVSLDEDNTNMNLNIILNEINNDFITNEIDQINFSESKNMQSLYGQNIEEVQDSQLQEGLNEAIDKFYQMDFEDIWQNENDNEHNIEKQNTKIDNTSITQFHQSFSHANSLGNMNIENISKFVDVSKIKKILCDIVRASDQENNNNLEQKEEKNDKIVVYNEERTTTFRNIIKETKSKLNDSEVSSTSIHMLFVCLLYTCNDQELLLEKIPHEEDFYVRYGLPVEFHIKPNDSLMLKN
- the LigI gene encoding DNA ligase I, putative, encoding MKLLILLFLTKMIYCKIKSYMRTEYNYILPLVKKKKLYNHKINFNVKVFKNFTKNSSNRHNDLLYVYFKKCLSFPKKSNNNEKNEKLDDEVSTNSEEKEISKRKITNDTNIKTKRLKGKNENEIKKGSLFNCIVNEEEKINDLASPKFNPVYFDVSNLYLSEKDKAKHKFKDSLLFTFLTNTFNKIEELKGSGTGSKKNVSIILSNVFRVLIYYSPNDLIPAIYITLNKVAPDYLNVEAGVGEALILKTMSEAYSRTEASIKKDLQQIEDLGIIAENCSCKMRTIFPLPRLTIQSVFNELKNIPNLSGSNSQQKKREVIKKLLVSAKTSEAKYIVRFLQQRLRIGVNCATVLQALSYAFILTRPSIPEDIRKKGIMINEDLIKSDINDNSNDYIIKKENNMEKNGIKEENDEEKKKDNKVEKKENFENIKMEEENPNNLCDFDSLINSIKVRNEKINKPNLFFNIGKEGDTRLLPIFKELKKAYCESSDMDIFECMEKSVKGALCGLPNIEIIVQNLLNGDDMNTLSKKCTVKTGVPVQPMLAKPTKGIQEVLDRFNNVTFTCEYKYDGERAQIHYLDKNNIKIFSRNLENMTEKYPDVIQIVKDQIVDSVTECIIDSEVVAYDMESKKILPFQVLTTRKRKDVDIENIKVKICLFPFDLICCNGISVIKEPLEIRRKLLYSLLKSKEGVLSFAVHSEMNNIEDIDIFLQDAIESNCEGLMVKTLLENASYEPSKRSLNWLKVKKDYIEGLSDSVDLVPIAGYYGKGKRSGVYGAFVLAAYNSETENFQTVCKAGTGFNDEILITLYNLLNEKIIPNKKSYYEVSDKLNPDVWFDAHYVWEIKAADLSLSPVHTAAIGVYSDDKGIGLRFPRFLRLREDKNAEQATTTQQIIDFYESQFTSNKNKNNDFNEESESD
- a CDS encoding CorA-like Mg2+ transporter protein, putative, coding for MSFESLTLMEDDKNKKKNYGYDDIDYNDEDMLNGDGYDKDIYAFNIKNKIVNHCKRIKVDLDSKSKKENSFNDSTFIKREKSFLHDENELRNRRSSISHKNESKTKLEGILNENDFLIQLNKLKRHVVVEIFGGKCFIREYLCTEFLRRIKQCCHINYVKYNIGLINYRDCKQLLGENNNIASIEVRLNSILVSLPPLTCVILHSSIFLVIKEDLIRDDLIKKLCAVSKKYTNLYKADINVLENRPFEFCALECVFSSALEHLNAEMKLLNKDFTEIKFSLKISKYQEILSNLHNLKDPTNLLVDKVNSFIKAFHEISVNNADLKKMELTKYYFNPNVSEEDNKEHTNQDLEMLLEYFDQELHQIHDQVKHLYESIINLENRIYLDLSLSRNNLIRMDIVISLINSGFGIGTLITGIFGMNLKIFLEKNDYAFGYVTGLVVLLCLLTIIMSIYFFKCIRL